One window of Microtus pennsylvanicus isolate mMicPen1 chromosome X, mMicPen1.hap1, whole genome shotgun sequence genomic DNA carries:
- the LOC142840517 gene encoding uncharacterized protein LOC142840517, whose translation MDLFLLDKQRLANAKEYLFKFSGLLCSLSALVFEIVIASSQSWRLWEFNDKLVQFVSFGLWEAFYPQEFNVSGTVTKILVHTPINSTWTISPEFEYARTLIMWAVSMKPVVLIFSAIAINIGRMKDPFIEMQLFCYKVAALVLCVSSIFTFVSVSWNHFVDHYGQTTLDFPPDFPVKKEGLISKHYTVVFPIGVLIATMSLFGAIFFLFEINSLKLKNQVKAKCAPIVADQEI comes from the exons ATGGATCTCTTCCTCCTGGATAAACAAAG ACTTGCCAATGCGAAGGAGTACCTCTTCAAGTTTAGTGGCCTCCTCTGCAGCCTATCAGCCTTGGTGTTTGAGATTGTCATCGCAAGCAGCCAATCCTGGCGCCTCTGGGAATTCAATGACAAGCTTGTGCAATTTGTGTCTTTTGGACTTTGGGAAGCTTTCTACCCTCAAGAATTTAATGTTTCAGGCACTGTAACCAAGATTCTGGTGCACACCCCTATCAATTCCACTTGGACCATTTCACCTGAATTTGAGTACGCACGGACCCTGATAATGTGGGCTGTTTCGATGAAGCCTGTAGTTCTGATTTTCAGTGCAATCGCCATTAATATTGGCCGCATGAAAGACCCATTTATTGAGATGCAGTTATTTTGCTACAAGGTTGCTGCCTTAGTTTTGTGTGTTAGCAGCATCTTCACATTTGTTTCTGTGAGCTGGAACCACTTTGTAGATCATTATGGCCAAACCACTCTtgactttccacctgactttcCAGTAAAAAAAGAAGGCTTAATAAGCAAACACTATACTGTTGTGTTCCCAATAGGAGTACTGATTGCCACCATGTCACTCTTTGGTgctatcttttttctctttgagataaACTCTTTGAAACTAAAGAATCAGGTGAAGGCCAAGTGTGCTCCCATAGTGGCCGATCAAGAGATATGA